Proteins co-encoded in one uncultured Bacteroides sp. genomic window:
- the gcvP gene encoding aminomethyl-transferring glycine dehydrogenase: MKTDLLSGRHIGIEEKDMEHMLSTVGVKNLDELINQTIPSNIRLKKHLDLPAPMTERDYIEHVNALGAKNKLFTSYIGMGWYDSITPAVIQRNVLENPVWYTSYTPYQSEVSQGRLEALMNFQTVITDLTAMPLANCSLLDEATAAAEAANMMFGLRPRDKQKSGANVLFVDKKIFPQTLAVINTRAVPQGITVKTGNYKEFEFTPDVFGCIVQYPNSDGNVENYREFTEKAHAAGCKVSVAADIMSLVLLVPPGEWGADIVFGSTQRLGIPMYYGGPSAAYFATRDEFKRNMPGRIIGWSKDKYGKLCYRMALQTREQHIKREKATSNICTSQALLAIMSGFYVVYHGADGMKNIASRIHQTTTYINKILKKLGYKQHNEQFFDTLRLSLNDQISVHQIQTIAQNKGVNFRYFKNGDIGISIDETTNIHDVNVLISIFSIAAEKELPEIISIPETGSLKEHNKRKSSFLTHPVFTLYHTETEMMRYIKRLDRKDISLAHSMISLGSCTMKLNAAAELFSLSNPAFAGLHPFAPEDQTEGFNELIYNLGEYLKQITGFAGVTFQPNSGAAGEYTGLRVIRTYLISKGKGSRNKVLIPASAHGTNPASAVQAGFTPIICACDEFGNVDMEDLRAKAEENREDLAALMITYPSTHGIFEKEIKKICEIIHSCGAQVYMDGANMNAQVGFTNPGTIGADVCHLNLHKTFAIPHGGGGPGVGPICVAKHLVPFLPEHPFKGGSQNTVSSAPYGSAGVLPVSYGYIRMMGIEGLKKATSIAILNANYMAARLSDNYGIVYRGANGFVGHEMILECRDIYEQTGISENDIAKRLMDYGYHAPTLSFPVHGTLMVEPTESESLAELDNFVDVMHSIYQEIQEVKNGTANKEDNVLVNAPHPEYEVVADKWNHCYSREKAAYPIPSVRENKFWINVARVDNTLGDRKLLTTRYETFE, translated from the coding sequence ATGAAAACAGATCTATTATCCGGCCGGCATATCGGCATTGAAGAGAAAGATATGGAACACATGCTCTCTACCGTTGGCGTAAAAAACCTGGATGAACTGATTAACCAAACCATACCTTCAAATATTCGTTTAAAAAAACATCTGGATCTACCTGCGCCAATGACAGAACGTGACTATATAGAACACGTAAATGCATTGGGCGCAAAGAATAAGCTCTTTACTTCATATATAGGTATGGGGTGGTATGACAGCATCACTCCTGCTGTGATTCAGAGAAATGTATTGGAAAACCCTGTATGGTATACTTCTTACACACCATATCAGTCTGAAGTTTCTCAGGGACGTTTGGAAGCATTGATGAATTTCCAGACTGTAATTACTGATCTGACTGCTATGCCGTTGGCAAACTGTTCATTACTCGACGAAGCAACTGCTGCTGCTGAAGCCGCTAACATGATGTTCGGTCTCCGTCCGCGTGATAAACAGAAGTCGGGTGCCAATGTACTTTTCGTAGACAAAAAAATATTTCCTCAGACACTTGCTGTAATTAATACCCGTGCCGTTCCACAAGGAATAACTGTTAAAACAGGAAATTACAAAGAGTTTGAATTCACTCCCGATGTTTTTGGATGCATTGTACAGTATCCTAATTCAGATGGTAATGTGGAAAATTACCGGGAATTTACAGAAAAGGCACACGCAGCAGGATGTAAGGTTTCTGTGGCTGCAGATATTATGAGTTTGGTTCTGCTTGTTCCACCCGGAGAATGGGGAGCAGATATTGTGTTCGGTTCCACTCAGCGATTAGGTATCCCCATGTACTATGGAGGTCCTTCTGCTGCTTACTTTGCCACTCGGGATGAATTTAAAAGGAATATGCCAGGTCGTATTATCGGTTGGTCTAAAGACAAATACGGAAAACTGTGCTACCGCATGGCGCTGCAAACACGTGAACAACATATTAAACGTGAAAAAGCTACATCCAATATTTGTACTTCGCAGGCATTGCTCGCTATCATGTCAGGTTTCTATGTAGTTTACCACGGAGCTGATGGCATGAAGAATATAGCCAGCCGAATTCATCAGACAACAACTTACATTAATAAGATTCTCAAAAAGTTAGGTTACAAACAGCATAACGAGCAATTCTTTGATACGCTTCGTTTGTCACTCAACGATCAGATATCAGTTCATCAGATACAGACCATTGCTCAAAATAAAGGAGTGAACTTCCGATATTTTAAAAATGGTGATATTGGAATTAGTATTGATGAAACAACAAATATTCACGATGTGAATGTGCTTATTTCCATTTTCTCAATTGCAGCAGAAAAGGAACTTCCAGAAATCATTTCAATACCAGAAACCGGTTCACTAAAAGAACATAACAAGCGCAAAAGTAGTTTTCTTACTCATCCGGTTTTCACACTGTACCACACAGAAACAGAAATGATGAGGTACATCAAACGTCTGGACCGGAAAGATATTTCATTGGCACATTCAATGATCTCTTTGGGATCTTGCACCATGAAACTTAATGCGGCTGCCGAGTTGTTCTCCTTATCAAATCCGGCTTTCGCAGGTCTTCATCCTTTCGCTCCTGAAGATCAGACAGAAGGCTTTAATGAACTTATCTATAACTTAGGTGAATATTTGAAGCAAATCACTGGTTTTGCAGGTGTTACATTCCAGCCAAATTCCGGTGCCGCAGGAGAGTATACAGGACTTCGTGTCATTCGTACATACCTTATAAGCAAAGGTAAAGGCAGTCGCAATAAAGTATTGATTCCTGCTTCAGCACACGGAACCAATCCGGCATCAGCTGTCCAGGCAGGATTCACACCGATAATCTGTGCTTGTGATGAATTTGGTAACGTTGATATGGAAGATTTGCGTGCAAAAGCAGAAGAGAACCGTGAAGATCTGGCGGCTCTGATGATTACTTACCCTTCCACACATGGCATTTTTGAAAAGGAGATTAAAAAGATTTGTGAGATTATTCATTCTTGCGGAGCACAAGTCTATATGGACGGTGCAAACATGAATGCTCAGGTAGGATTTACCAATCCGGGAACCATTGGAGCAGACGTTTGCCATCTGAATCTTCATAAAACATTCGCTATTCCTCACGGCGGCGGCGGACCAGGTGTGGGACCAATTTGTGTAGCAAAGCATCTTGTTCCTTTCTTGCCTGAACATCCATTCAAAGGTGGCTCACAGAATACTGTTTCCTCTGCACCTTACGGAAGTGCCGGCGTTCTTCCTGTCTCTTACGGCTATATCCGCATGATGGGAATTGAAGGATTGAAAAAAGCTACAAGCATCGCCATTTTAAATGCCAATTACATGGCTGCACGCCTGAGCGATAATTATGGAATTGTATATAGAGGTGCAAATGGTTTCGTAGGACATGAAATGATTCTGGAATGCCGCGACATCTATGAACAAACAGGAATCTCAGAGAATGATATAGCTAAACGACTGATGGATTACGGTTATCATGCTCCTACCCTTTCGTTCCCTGTTCATGGCACATTGATGGTGGAACCTACCGAAAGCGAAAGTTTAGCTGAGCTTGACAATTTTGTAGATGTGATGCATTCTATTTATCAGGAGATTCAGGAAGTTAAGAATGGAACTGCGAATAAAGAAGATAATGTTCTTGTAAACGCTCCGCATCCTGAATACGAAGTAGTAGCTGATAAATGGAACCATTGCTATTCCAGAGAGAAAGCAGCTTATCCAATACCATCAGTACGCGAAAATAAGTTCTGGATTAACGTAGCCCGTGTGGATAACACACTGGGTGATCGTAAACTCCTAACAACAAGATACGAAACCTTTGAATAA
- a CDS encoding DUF3795 domain-containing protein, translating to MKQLIACCGLDCESCDARIATVGNDNELREKTAQKWSVMNNAPEITAATINCMGCRADGAKFAYCSDYCEIRKCVYEKGFNTCADCKELGNCPIVGPIFQHTPSAKENLLSSRTI from the coding sequence ATGAAACAATTAATAGCATGTTGCGGATTAGATTGCGAAAGTTGCGATGCCCGCATAGCCACTGTCGGAAATGACAATGAGTTAAGAGAAAAAACCGCTCAAAAGTGGAGTGTAATGAACAATGCACCAGAGATTACGGCAGCAACCATAAATTGTATGGGCTGCCGTGCAGACGGAGCGAAATTTGCATATTGCAGCGATTATTGCGAGATACGCAAATGTGTATATGAAAAAGGATTTAATACCTGTGCAGACTGTAAAGAATTGGGTAATTGCCCTATTGTAGGTCCTATTTTTCAGCATACTCCTAGCGCAAAAGAAAATCTTCTATCTTCGAGAACTATTTGA
- a CDS encoding P63C domain-containing protein, translating into MKNRIKDVLKEKGITQKELAEKIGMTEVGLSKAINGNTTNSTVSKIAKALNVSNEDLIVREKVLKAKYGSDKTPLHLGSLELPCYVLEDGTRVFSGRGVQSALGASPNSSGTWLSKFVNSKAIVMCLHPETLDKLNNPIKFERPSSSGSQSNTYGYEVTLLIDLCNAIIDADRSRELSINETYVKNANIIIRSVAKVGIVALVDEVTGYNKDKNRAKDELQQFLANFMSQEASRWVKTFDDNFFEMIYKMRGWSWTITSQRPGIVGTWINDIVYERLAPQVFTELKKKNPKNENGNRPYRYHQFLSEEIGHPRLREHISGVMAIGRISNNNWPTFMHNLDKAYPKQYQQLDFDFVPYEEITK; encoded by the coding sequence ATGAAGAATAGAATTAAAGATGTTCTAAAAGAGAAAGGTATAACTCAAAAAGAATTAGCGGAAAAAATTGGAATGACTGAAGTTGGATTAAGTAAAGCTATAAATGGTAATACAACAAATTCAACAGTTAGCAAAATTGCTAAAGCCTTAAATGTAAGTAATGAAGATCTTATTGTAAGGGAAAAAGTATTAAAGGCTAAATATGGATCTGATAAGACTCCACTGCATTTAGGTTCATTGGAACTACCTTGTTATGTTTTAGAAGACGGAACTCGTGTTTTTTCTGGAAGAGGTGTTCAAAGTGCATTAGGCGCAAGTCCTAATTCATCTGGAACATGGTTATCAAAATTCGTCAATAGCAAGGCAATAGTAATGTGTTTGCATCCCGAGACATTAGATAAATTAAATAACCCCATTAAATTTGAAAGACCATCATCAAGTGGCTCGCAGTCAAATACATATGGGTACGAGGTTACTTTGCTTATAGATCTTTGCAATGCAATAATAGACGCAGATAGATCCCGGGAACTATCAATAAATGAAACTTATGTAAAGAATGCCAATATTATTATCCGCTCTGTAGCTAAAGTCGGTATTGTGGCTTTAGTTGATGAAGTAACAGGATACAATAAAGATAAAAATAGAGCGAAAGATGAGCTGCAGCAATTTCTAGCTAATTTCATGTCTCAAGAGGCTTCGAGGTGGGTTAAAACTTTTGATGATAATTTCTTTGAGATGATCTATAAAATGAGAGGTTGGAGCTGGACTATAACTAGTCAGAGACCTGGAATTGTAGGAACATGGATTAACGATATTGTATACGAGAGACTTGCGCCTCAAGTTTTTACGGAATTAAAGAAGAAAAATCCTAAAAATGAAAATGGGAATAGGCCTTATAGATACCATCAATTCTTATCAGAAGAGATTGGGCACCCACGTCTAAGAGAACATATTTCAGGGGTAATGGCAATAGGTAGAATTTCTAATAATAATTGGCCGACATTCATGCACAATTTAGATAAAGCATACCCTAAACAATATCAACAATTAGATTTTGATTTTGTGCCATATGAAGAAATAACTAAATGA
- a CDS encoding lysozyme, producing the protein MKASDILINKLMEFEGVKLTSYKCPAGKWTIGIGHTQGVKPGQTITYAQAITLLKGDLLEFEKQVNSLDIALTQGRFDALVDFAYNCKGWRNSTLIRKTLVNVNDESIPNEFRRWVYADGKRLDGLVKRREWEAQRWEEK; encoded by the coding sequence ATGAAAGCAAGTGATATTCTAATAAACAAACTAATGGAATTTGAGGGGGTTAAATTAACCTCCTACAAATGCCCAGCGGGTAAGTGGACTATAGGTATTGGTCATACACAGGGAGTTAAGCCCGGGCAAACAATTACTTATGCGCAAGCTATTACTCTTTTAAAAGGTGATTTGCTTGAATTTGAGAAACAGGTGAATAGCTTAGATATAGCACTTACACAAGGAAGATTTGATGCACTGGTAGACTTTGCCTATAACTGTAAGGGGTGGCGAAATTCTACCCTTATCAGAAAAACATTAGTAAACGTAAATGATGAATCTATCCCGAATGAGTTCAGAAGATGGGTTTATGCAGATGGTAAAAGGTTAGATGGATTAGTTAAACGAAGAGAATGGGAGGCACAGAGATGGGAAGAAAAATAA
- a CDS encoding phage antirepressor KilAC domain-containing protein, translated as MNNIQIFNNEQFGKVRIAMNKSNEPMFAGIDIANILGYENPQKAIRDHVDEEDISYCQLSDFQGVNESLPPHMKAAKLLIINESGVYSLIIRSNLPNAKQFKKWITNEVLPSIRKNGMYATDMTIERMIANPDFAIQLLTNLKEEKQKRLEAEKKIYKDAPKVLFADAVSTSQRSCLVAELAKILQQNGVNIGQNRLFSWMRENGYLCQKGHYYNQPTQKAMELGLFEIKQTTITKPDGSVLVTTTTKVTGKGQIYFVDRILHKRSA; from the coding sequence ATGAACAATATTCAAATTTTCAATAATGAGCAATTCGGAAAAGTAAGAATTGCAATGAATAAAAGTAATGAACCTATGTTCGCTGGAATTGATATAGCTAATATTCTTGGCTACGAAAATCCACAAAAAGCTATTCGAGATCATGTAGATGAAGAAGATATATCCTATTGTCAACTATCTGATTTTCAAGGGGTGAACGAATCGTTACCCCCTCATATGAAAGCTGCTAAATTATTGATTATCAACGAAAGTGGTGTGTATTCACTTATTATTCGATCTAATTTGCCAAATGCGAAACAATTTAAAAAGTGGATAACAAATGAAGTCTTACCATCTATTCGTAAAAATGGGATGTATGCAACAGATATGACAATTGAAAGAATGATTGCTAACCCAGATTTTGCAATTCAACTTCTTACTAATTTAAAAGAAGAGAAACAAAAACGATTAGAAGCAGAAAAGAAAATCTATAAGGATGCTCCTAAAGTGCTTTTTGCAGATGCTGTTTCAACTTCTCAGCGTTCTTGTCTGGTAGCAGAATTGGCAAAGATTCTGCAGCAAAACGGGGTAAATATAGGCCAAAATAGACTATTCTCTTGGATGCGTGAAAACGGTTATCTATGCCAGAAAGGACACTACTATAATCAACCGACTCAAAAGGCTATGGAATTAGGCTTGTTTGAAATTAAACAGACTACAATTACTAAACCGGATGGCTCTGTCTTAGTAACGACGACAACAAAAGTTACTGGGAAAGGACAAATATACTTTGTAGATAGAATTTTGCACAAACGATCAGCTTAG
- a CDS encoding tape measure protein yields the protein MAEIYFRINADFEKVQLLKTKIDELTTKLKSMDQATDPKGFRQLEKQLQSTTKEFNSLVSQAAIAGAQLKKANQDAGDSAKGFGDLNSVLMKIGGTAALTKLGSDIVQVRGEFQQLEIAFTTLLGSKEKSDALMNQMVDTAMKTPYSLQGVASGARQLLAYGFAAEDVNDVLIRLGNVASGLGLPLERLTYLYGTTRVQGRLYARDMLQFTSSGIPLLQKLADMYGVSTDKINDMVTAGKIGFSDVEKVFKSMTDQGGMFYNLMENQSKSFTGQISNIKDQISKVLNDIGKSNEGLINGGLGGVKMLIDNYETVGKVLVGLIATYGTYKTAVMIVTTVQKEQAAINAMVTASNGVFNTSLAAQWLWTERLQKAQDFLNKTMLTNPYVAVATAIVGVIAVTWALSDSTTSAEKAQKDFNASMEAQKQQLDETENKAKSLIETIKSETTTQYDKQKALQTLQRMMPSIFRNMDIETLKLMKQVSLYKQLAEWKNRQALIGAKTNAILQNQEIARLEKEKKNGPTSSMETPEAFNARMDKQIEKAKALRSLYQKSVDEINSISEKAAFNAQPKSVKLQSLNSDKSSLEVDIKRLEAEKQKAEKEGRFFGSQYLLTAKRGQLSEINKTISSLNSKTKKTVLDKDYWDELKKSATASLNSIDSKVLERLKAGKTSGIDKKTIELYKKAVGDLNKAKDNLGVYDTTGKADKAARTAAEKANEEKVKEDERKAKINENNKKISEVETQAEIDRTQSKIDLMDEGFAKQQAQIDLNFKKQIADAKKKTEELIKAQNANDKLAFENKNPNWKKQGISYTPITSVSQLPEDQQETAKGYFTVANETMLKATNDLIKNLLDKHQDYNTKKVELEKQYNDDIEALTIERAKAESKGDAETVAKLTSAITQAKVDKGKALMSLSFEHLKESPDYARAFEDLNNTSTETLNSLLSQLQEAKGEAAKVLNPQDLKEYTDAIQSIIDKLTERDPFKALIDRKKEVAEAGKELAEAQRQLSVVKSGGEIVSGTSIKNGRIENTYLDEKTAIENVNKAKDNYTKKNNELVKAEKLVLDQITDLSNALKGLGDTIGGSAGQVISLIGDVGNFAATTSSSITKVAATGAQAISTIEKASVILAIISAAIQLTQKLSSLLPDSYAEYEKYDAKIEEINKITDAVNEYQLAVLKANQEEKKWFSEDKLQSLKDYKEQQKEIFKEYQTKLEEGQAVYQNKSGNGWLTGISKFGQRVASYVTGQKLLDKILGTDMAGSVETLIAGKKYSEGTTATINNLRIETRKKSKGFLGTGIGGKSQKTEDLVSWVKENLGADLFSSDGWINQSAYDTIMDKYSDKLVGQTKETLTELNKLKEEYDEYQKQLKEYVSNLYEPVVDNMVSSLWDWLDNGKNALDSFKDYAGDTFKKIVTDMLKTIVLQKVVGSFSDDISKIYEQYSNGSITEEDLAKQVADKTNELMGRYKDQAPALENTLSTISEIFKGVGIDITGKSSQNSTSGSFQTMSQDQGHELNGRFTALQAAGEEIKTQSLLQTSIQAKILEAIQPKSLDATTSTVVVNTSGGASQVSNDSSSDKYSQLLTVNTEAKMLVSKNIDIAGEIRDIQVNSFYELQKITKNTGATVDGVSQSNTYLKKIADKL from the coding sequence ATGGCAGAAATTTACTTTCGTATAAATGCGGATTTCGAGAAGGTGCAACTCCTAAAAACAAAGATAGACGAGTTAACAACTAAGTTGAAGTCGATGGATCAGGCAACCGACCCAAAAGGATTCAGGCAACTAGAAAAACAACTTCAATCCACCACCAAAGAGTTTAATTCTTTAGTCTCTCAGGCTGCTATTGCCGGAGCACAGCTCAAAAAAGCTAATCAAGATGCCGGAGATTCGGCTAAAGGGTTTGGTGACTTAAATTCTGTATTAATGAAAATTGGAGGAACCGCAGCTTTAACAAAGTTAGGATCTGATATAGTACAGGTAAGAGGTGAGTTCCAACAGTTAGAAATCGCGTTTACTACTCTTCTTGGCTCAAAAGAGAAATCTGATGCTTTAATGAATCAGATGGTTGATACAGCCATGAAAACCCCTTATTCATTGCAAGGTGTAGCCTCTGGTGCCCGTCAATTATTAGCTTACGGGTTCGCTGCAGAAGACGTAAATGATGTATTGATACGTCTTGGAAACGTAGCCTCTGGACTCGGACTTCCTTTGGAACGGCTTACTTATCTTTACGGTACCACTCGTGTACAAGGTAGATTGTATGCACGAGATATGCTTCAATTTACTTCTTCGGGTATTCCTTTACTACAGAAATTGGCTGATATGTATGGCGTTTCTACTGACAAGATCAACGATATGGTAACAGCCGGAAAGATTGGCTTTTCTGACGTTGAAAAAGTCTTTAAATCCATGACTGATCAGGGAGGAATGTTCTATAATCTCATGGAGAATCAGAGTAAGTCATTTACCGGACAGATTTCAAATATTAAAGATCAGATCAGTAAAGTCCTAAATGATATTGGAAAATCCAACGAAGGCTTGATTAATGGAGGTCTTGGAGGTGTTAAGATGTTGATTGACAACTACGAGACTGTAGGTAAAGTACTAGTAGGATTGATAGCTACATACGGGACCTATAAGACAGCGGTTATGATTGTCACTACTGTTCAAAAAGAACAGGCTGCAATAAATGCAATGGTTACAGCATCAAATGGCGTATTTAACACCTCTTTAGCTGCTCAATGGCTATGGACGGAAAGGCTACAAAAGGCTCAAGATTTCCTGAACAAAACGATGCTAACTAATCCTTATGTTGCCGTTGCAACTGCTATTGTCGGTGTGATAGCTGTTACTTGGGCTCTAAGCGATAGCACTACCTCAGCCGAGAAAGCGCAGAAGGACTTCAATGCTTCAATGGAAGCTCAAAAGCAGCAACTAGATGAAACCGAGAACAAAGCTAAGTCGCTGATTGAAACTATAAAATCAGAGACTACTACTCAATACGATAAGCAAAAAGCTTTGCAGACTCTTCAAAGAATGATGCCTTCAATATTCAGAAATATGGATATTGAGACTCTAAAACTTATGAAACAAGTGAGCTTATACAAGCAACTTGCTGAATGGAAAAACAGACAGGCTTTAATAGGAGCAAAGACAAACGCTATTTTACAGAATCAAGAGATAGCAAGACTTGAAAAAGAAAAAAAGAATGGTCCTACTTCATCAATGGAAACTCCAGAGGCTTTTAATGCTAGAATGGACAAACAAATTGAAAAAGCAAAGGCTCTCCGTTCTTTGTATCAAAAGAGTGTAGATGAAATAAATAGTATATCAGAGAAAGCAGCTTTCAATGCTCAACCAAAATCAGTTAAACTACAATCACTAAATAGTGATAAATCATCCCTTGAAGTAGATATTAAGAGATTAGAAGCAGAAAAACAGAAAGCAGAGAAAGAAGGACGCTTTTTTGGATCTCAATATCTTCTAACAGCAAAGAGAGGGCAATTGTCAGAAATAAATAAGACTATTAGCAGTCTGAATTCAAAAACAAAGAAAACAGTTCTTGATAAGGATTATTGGGATGAACTCAAAAAATCGGCTACTGCATCTTTGAATTCTATTGATTCTAAAGTGTTGGAACGTCTTAAAGCTGGGAAAACGTCGGGTATTGATAAAAAGACTATAGAACTTTATAAAAAAGCGGTTGGTGACCTTAACAAAGCTAAGGATAATCTTGGAGTTTATGACACCACTGGAAAGGCAGATAAGGCAGCCAGAACAGCGGCCGAAAAAGCTAATGAAGAAAAGGTAAAAGAGGATGAAAGAAAAGCTAAAATAAACGAGAATAATAAAAAGATCTCGGAAGTTGAAACACAAGCGGAGATTGATAGGACTCAGTCTAAGATAGATTTAATGGATGAAGGCTTTGCCAAACAACAGGCGCAAATTGACCTGAACTTCAAAAAGCAGATTGCCGATGCGAAGAAGAAAACCGAAGAATTGATAAAAGCTCAAAACGCAAACGATAAACTTGCTTTTGAGAATAAGAATCCAAACTGGAAAAAACAAGGCATATCTTATACTCCTATTACATCCGTATCTCAACTTCCAGAAGATCAACAAGAAACGGCAAAAGGCTACTTTACCGTTGCTAATGAAACAATGCTAAAGGCTACTAATGATTTAATAAAGAATCTTTTAGATAAGCATCAAGACTATAACACAAAAAAGGTTGAGCTAGAAAAGCAGTACAATGACGACATAGAAGCATTGACCATTGAACGTGCAAAAGCTGAGTCAAAAGGGGATGCCGAAACCGTAGCTAAATTAACCTCAGCTATCACACAAGCAAAAGTAGATAAAGGGAAGGCTTTAATGTCTTTATCTTTTGAGCATCTAAAAGAATCTCCTGACTATGCCCGTGCTTTTGAGGACTTGAATAACACTTCAACAGAAACACTAAACTCTCTACTTTCTCAGTTGCAGGAAGCAAAAGGGGAAGCTGCAAAAGTGTTGAACCCGCAGGACTTGAAAGAATACACCGATGCAATCCAGTCTATCATTGATAAACTTACCGAAAGAGATCCTTTTAAAGCCTTGATTGATAGAAAAAAGGAAGTCGCAGAAGCTGGGAAAGAATTAGCTGAAGCACAAAGACAGCTAAGTGTTGTAAAATCAGGAGGGGAGATTGTTTCCGGTACATCAATCAAAAATGGCAGGATAGAAAATACCTATCTGGATGAGAAAACAGCGATTGAGAATGTAAACAAAGCGAAGGACAACTATACAAAGAAGAATAACGAGTTAGTTAAGGCAGAAAAATTAGTATTAGATCAAATAACTGATTTATCAAATGCCTTAAAGGGATTAGGAGATACAATAGGGGGATCGGCTGGACAGGTAATATCCTTAATTGGGGATGTTGGCAATTTTGCAGCTACTACTTCAAGCAGTATAACAAAAGTTGCGGCTACAGGAGCGCAAGCAATCTCTACAATTGAGAAAGCTAGTGTTATACTTGCAATTATATCGGCGGCTATACAGCTAACTCAGAAATTAAGCTCATTACTTCCTGATTCATACGCAGAATATGAAAAATATGATGCAAAGATTGAGGAAATAAACAAGATTACTGATGCTGTCAATGAATATCAGTTAGCCGTTTTAAAAGCCAATCAAGAAGAAAAAAAATGGTTTTCAGAAGATAAACTTCAAAGTTTGAAGGATTATAAAGAGCAACAAAAAGAAATATTCAAGGAGTATCAAACAAAGCTTGAGGAAGGTCAGGCCGTATATCAGAACAAAAGTGGAAATGGATGGTTAACGGGAATATCTAAATTTGGTCAAAGGGTAGCTAGTTACGTTACAGGTCAGAAACTACTAGATAAGATTTTGGGTACAGATATGGCCGGATCTGTCGAAACTCTGATAGCAGGCAAAAAATATTCAGAGGGAACTACTGCTACTATAAACAACCTCAGAATAGAGACCCGTAAAAAAAGCAAGGGATTCTTAGGAACTGGAATTGGTGGAAAATCCCAAAAAACTGAGGATTTAGTCTCTTGGGTAAAAGAAAATTTAGGTGCTGATTTGTTTAGCTCGGATGGCTGGATAAATCAGTCGGCGTATGACACCATAATGGATAAGTACAGCGATAAGCTTGTAGGTCAGACTAAGGAGACTTTAACTGAATTAAACAAACTGAAAGAAGAATATGACGAGTATCAAAAACAATTAAAAGAATACGTAAGCAATCTATACGAACCTGTTGTTGATAATATGGTTAGCAGTCTATGGGATTGGCTTGATAATGGAAAGAATGCACTAGATAGTTTTAAAGATTATGCGGGTGATACATTTAAGAAAATTGTAACCGATATGCTAAAAACAATCGTTCTACAGAAAGTAGTCGGTTCTTTTTCTGATGATATTTCAAAAATATATGAACAGTATTCCAATGGGTCGATAACTGAGGAAGATTTAGCCAAACAAGTAGCAGACAAGACTAATGAGTTGATGGGAAGATATAAAGATCAAGCTCCTGCATTAGAAAATACATTATCTACAATCTCGGAAATTTTTAAAGGCGTTGGTATAGACATAACAGGGAAATCTTCTCAGAATTCTACATCGGGTAGTTTCCAAACAATGTCACAGGATCAAGGTCATGAGCTTAATGGACGTTTTACAGCTTTACAGGCGGCGGGAGAAGAAATAAAAACTCAAAGTCTACTCCAAACGAGCATACAAGCAAAAATTCTTGAAGCAATTCAACCAAAGTCATTAGATGCCACTACCTCTACTGTTGTAGTTAATACCTCAGGCGGAGCATCACAGGTAAGTAATGATTCATCCAGTGATAAATATTCACAACTACTAACAGTTAATACGGAGGCAAAGATGCTGGTATCTAAAAATATCGATATTGCGGGAGAGATACGGGATATTCAAGTGAATTCTTTCTATGAGTTGCAGAAGATTACGAAGAATACTGGCGCAACTGTGGACGGAGTTAGTCAATCAAATACTTATCTTAAAAAAATAGCAGATAAACTATGA
- a CDS encoding DUF6706 family protein: MTVKDYIVGKFQSFGVNISEADLLDITQEGGKEITLDNMREIQIAILKFIPSLLLRPQSISESGFSISRSQSDDIRAYYDYQCKELGIENQLNSSIIDATNLW, translated from the coding sequence ATGACAGTAAAAGACTACATAGTAGGTAAGTTTCAGTCCTTCGGGGTTAATATTTCGGAGGCTGATCTTCTTGATATTACACAGGAAGGGGGTAAGGAGATAACTTTAGATAACATGCGAGAAATTCAGATTGCTATTCTAAAGTTTATCCCCTCCCTTTTACTACGTCCTCAATCTATTTCAGAAAGCGGGTTCTCTATATCAAGATCACAAAGCGATGATATACGCGCTTATTATGACTATCAGTGTAAAGAACTAGGCATTGAGAATCAGTTAAACAGTTCAATTATTGATGCTACAAATCTTTGGTAA